In Triticum aestivum cultivar Chinese Spring chromosome 5B, IWGSC CS RefSeq v2.1, whole genome shotgun sequence, the following proteins share a genomic window:
- the LOC123113813 gene encoding exocyst complex component EXO84B yields the protein MASGAARSSRSRPAGHSGVLPAGAAAAGGVGGGAGVQLADKLKIFKTDKFDPDSYVQSKCQTMTEKEIRHLCSYLQDLKKASAEEMRTSVYANYAAFIRTSKEISELERELLSIRNLLNTESALIHGLSEGIQIDSLIMGPEDSAEENISTVEYQELSEIQKWHIDFPDKLDVLLAERRVDEALDALDEAERIAVDAEKKQTLATADIVALKGVISDNRQKLSDQLAEAACQSSTCGVELRAAASALKRLGDGPRAHSLLLSAHNQRLQSKIQTTRPSSTVHSVAYTASLAKQVFSVIANALSDSMEVFGDEPSYASELVTWATKQAMEFTLLVKRHALGSCAAAGGLRAAAECVQIALGYTSLLEARGLSLSAVLLKQFRPCVEQALDSNLRRIEESTSALAAADDWALIYPPTGIRTFARASAGNLALQPKLSSSAHRFNSMVQDFFEDVGPLLSLQLGGSIMDGLLKIFNTYVDLLVSALPGSMDDEANLEGLGNKIIRMAETEEQQLALLANASLLAEELLPRAAMKLSSVNQASMGSMRIRGPDKQNRAEQREWKRKLQHMVDKLRDSFCRQHALDLIFTEEGDTHLSAEMYINMDNNAEEIEWVPSLIFQELYTKLNRMASIAAEMFVGRERFATLLMMRLTETVILWLSDDQSFWEEIEEGPRALGPLGLQQFYLDMQFVILFGQGRFLSRHVHNVILHIIDRAMAAFSATGLDPDSALPSDDWFIEVAQDSISRISGKARAGNSEREVHSPTASVSAQSVSSARSHGSS from the exons ATGGCGTCGGGCGCCGCCAGGTCGTCGCGGTCGCGCCCGGCCGGCCACTCCGGCGTGCTCCCGGCGggcgccgcggcggcgggcggcgtcggcgggGGCGCCGGCGTGCAGCTCGCCGACAAGCTCAAGATCTTCAAGACCGACAAGTTCGACCCCGACTCGTACGTGCAGTCCAAGTGCCAGACCATGACCGAGAAG GAAATAAGGCACCTGTGTTCTTATCTGCAAGACCTAAAGAAGGCTTCTGCTGAAGAGATGCGTACAAGTGTATATGCTAATTATGCTGCATTCATCAG AACATCGAAGGAGATATCTGAACTTGAAAGGGAGCTGCTATCTATCCGAAATCTGCTAAATACAGAGTCAGCTCTAATTCATGGTCTATCCGAAGGGATTCAGATTGATTCCTTGATTATGGGACCTGAAGATTCCGCAGAAGAGAACATCTCCACTGTTGAATACCAGGAACTTTCAGAAATACAGAAATGGCATATAGATTTTCCCGACAAGCTTGATGTCTTGCTAGCTGAGAGAAGAGTGGATGAAGCACTGGATGCCCTGGATGAAGCAGAACGAATTGCTGTTGATGCAGAAAAGAAACAGACTCTTGCCACAGCTGACATTGTTGCTTTGAAGGGGGTTATCTCTGATAATCGTCAGAAGCTGTCAGATCAACTTGCTGAAGCTGCCTGCCAGTCTTCTACTTGTGGCGTTGAACTTCGTGCTGCAGCTTCTGCTCTCAAGCGACTTGGTGATGGACCTCGTGCTCATAGTTTGTTGCTCAGTGCACATAACCAAAGGCTTCAGTCCAAAATACAAACAACACGTCCGTCTAGCACAGTGCATAGTGTGGCTTACACCGCGTCTCTTGCAAAGCAAGTTTTCTCTGTCATAGCTAATGCTCTCAGTGACTCTATGGAAGTGTTTGGTGATGAACCATCCTATGCATCTGAACTAGTTACTTGGGCTACTAAGCAGGCAATGGAGTTTACCTTGCTTGTGAAGAGGCATGCTTTAGGATCTTGTGCAGCAGCTGGGGGCTTAAGAGCTGCTGCCGAGTGCGTTCAGATAGCACTTGGTTATACCTCCTTGTTAGAAGCTCGTGGTCTGTCACTTTCAGCAGTTCTCTTGAAACAGTTCAGACCCTGTGTCGAGCAAGCATTAGATTCCAATTTAAGGAGAATCGAAGAGAGTACTTCTGCATTAGCGGCAGCTGATGACTGGGCACTAATCTATCCTCCAACTGGTATAAGGACATTTGCTAGAGCATCTGCTGGTAATTTGGCACTCCAGCCGAAGCTCTCGAGCAGTGCCCATCGGTTCAATTCAATGGTTCAG GATTTCTTTGAGGATGTTGGGCCACTGCTTAGTTTGCAGTTGGGTGGTTCTATAATGGATGGGCTTCTGAAAATATTCAATACATATGTCGATTTGCTCGTGAGTGCACTGCCGGGCTCAATGGATGATGAAGCAAATTTGGAAGGTTTAGGAAATAAGATTATTCGCATGGCAGAGACCGAGGAGCAGCAATTAGCATTGTTAGCCAATGCATCCTTACTTGCCGAGGAGTTGTTACCTAGAGCAGCTATGAAGCTCTCGTCTGTAAACCAGGCCAGCATGGGCAGTATGCGTATAAGGGGTCCCGACAAGCAAAACCGTGCTGAGCAACGCGAATGGAAAAGGAAGCTGCAACATATGGTGGATAAACTTAGAGATAGTTTCTGCAGGCAGCATGCTCTTGATCTTATATTCACGGAAGAAGGTGACACCCATCTGAGCGCAGAAATGTACATCAATATGGACAATAATGCTGAAGAGATAGAATGGGTTCCATCTCTAATTTTTCAG GAATTATACACAAAACTGAATAGGATGGCGAGCATCGCTGCAGAGATGTTTGTTGGCAGGGAAAGGTTTGCTACGTTGCTGATGATGCGGCTGACTGAAACAGTCATACTGTGGCTCTCGGATGACCAGAGCTTCTGGGAGGAAATCGAAGAGGGGCCAAGGGCTCTCGGCCCCCTTGGTCTTCAGCAG TTCTACCTGGACATGCAGTTTGTCATCCTTTTCGGGCAAGGCCGGTTCTTGTCGCGGCACGTGCACAATGTCATACTGCACATAATTGATAGAGCGATGGCAGCATTCTCTGCTACCGGATTGGATCCTGATAG CGCGCTTCCAAGCGACGACTGGTTCATCGAAGTCGCGCAAGACAGCATCAGCAGGATCAGCGGGAAGGCCCGGGCCGGCAACTCGGAGAGGGAGGTGCACAGCCCGACGGCCTCTGTCTCGGCGCAGTCTGTGTCGTCGGCCAGGTCCCACGGCAGCTCCTAG
- the LOC123117311 gene encoding germin-like protein 3-7, which translates to MARSRVSIMSSRVLLLIVAVAALVSACVADPEPVQDFCVAAATNGSADHPSYPGFPCKPASAVVSDDFFFAGLARSGAADAAESPFGSSVTSGNVAAFPGLNTLGVSINRVDLAPGGVNPLHSHPRAAELVHVVSGQMLVGFVSTAGTFYSKVVREGESFVIPRGMVHFQFNTGKESARAVTVFNSQLPGVVLAAPSLFGADPEIPDAVLSKSFQVDGEIIKLLKSKFRT; encoded by the coding sequence ATGGCGCGCTCCAGAGTCTCGATCATGTCATCGCGGGTGCTCCTGTTGATCGTGGCCGTCGCCGCGCTCGTGTCCGCGTGCGTGGCGGACCCGGAGCCGGTGCAGGACTTCTGCGTGGCGGCGGCCACCAACGGCTCGGCCGACCACCCGTCGTACCCGGGGTTCCCGTGCAAGCCAGCGTCGGCGGTGGTCTCCGACGACTTCTTCTTCGCGGGGCTGGCGCGCTCGGGCGCCGCCGACGCGGCCGAGAGCCCGTTCGGGTCCAGCGTGACGTCGGGCAACGTGGCGGCCTTCCCGGGGCTCAACACGCTCGGCGTCTCCATCAACCGCGTCGACCTCGCCCCCGGCGGCGTCAACCCGCTGCACAGCCACCCGCGCGCCGCCGAGCTCGTGCACGTCGTCTCCGGCCAGATGCTCGTGGGCTTCGTCAGCACCGCCGGCACTTTCTACTCCAAGGTGGTGCGGGAGGGGGAGAGCTTCGTCATTCCGCGCGGCATGGTGCACTTCCAGTTCAACACCGGCAAGGAGTCCGCCAGGGCCGTCACCGTGTTCAACAGCCAGCTCCCCGGAGTTGTCCTCGCCGCGCCGTCGCTCTTCGGCGCTGACCCGGAGATCCCCGACGCCGTCCTCTCCAAGAGCTTCCAGGTCGACGGCGAGATCATCAAGCTCCTCAAGTCCAAGTTCCGGACTTAA